One Aegilops tauschii subsp. strangulata cultivar AL8/78 chromosome 2, Aet v6.0, whole genome shotgun sequence genomic window, tgATGCCCGCATGTGGAAGAAACGAGAGTTCCGATCCCCTGCTGATAACCACTCAACACGTGGTCGTTGTCTCCACATCAGCTCTTCCTGCAAATAGAGTTCAATCAGGCGGTCATTGATCTTGATCTCCGCGTGAGACGGGCCTACCCTCATGTTGTCGCTTCTTAGGCGTTCGAGCTCCTTCTTTAAACTGTGGATTTCCCCTCTAACACTCCCAAATGTGGTTCGCGACCAGTCGCCCAAGTTATTTGCCAAAGCCTCGAGATTCGCGCGGACTTCACCCGCCGACAGATTATGGCCATTGGACTCCCACGCTGCGTGCACAGTAGATTTCAAATCCGGGTGAGTCTCCCACATCACTTCGTACCTGAACTGCTTGGCTCTCTTGACTCCTCCATTCGTTTGGGCGAGCTGTAGTAGGATGTGCGAATGATCTGAAGTCGTTGCTGTGATGTGTTCTACAGCCGCTGATGGAAACAAACCACACCAATCCACCGAGCCCAAAGCCCTATCCAACCTGACTCGGGTATATGAGCCGCCTGTTACTTTCTTCTCATAGGTCCACCTTGTGCCCTTGTAACCAAGATCAAGCAAGCCACACACATCAATCGCACCTCTGAAGCCCTGGATTTGCGATTGACTCCTAGACCCAATACCATCATGTTCATCATGTCTCAACACCTCGTTGAAATCACCTATACACACCCACGGCATATCTTGGAGAGTGGACAGGTTTTTCATTGTATTCCATGTGTGATAGCGAAGGTGGGTCTGAGCTTCACCATAGAAACAAGAGAGCCTCCATGGTTGATCACCTATGCCAGTGATCTTGCAGTCAATATGATACTTCGAATAACCCAAAATCTCGTTCTTTATTTCATTATTTCAGAAAATAGCCAAACCTCCGCTCCTACCAGAGGAATCAACAGCAAATGAACTATCATAACCTAAAGTACTTTTCAAATTTTCCGCTCTTTCCCCACTGATCTGGGTTTCAACTATACAAAGTACTCTAGGGGCAAACTTATTCGCGAGTTCGCGTAGCTCTTGAACTGTCGGGGCGTTGCCAATCCCCCGGCAGTTCCAACATAGAAGATTCATTGCGTCCGGCGGTCCTCCGCCACAGGGAGGCCGCCGATCTCGCGTCCGAGTTCTTTACCCCATTGGGGTTCTTCTTTACACCAATCGTTCCGTCCTTCTCGCCCAAATTTCATGTCTTCCCAGTCTGTCCCATTAGCTTAGACCGCTTTGGGTCCTGCTTAGGAGGAGGGCTCAGTGGCACCGCACCCCCACTCGGCTTTGTAGCCACGACCAGCTCCAGCCCCGTGGTGGACTTGGGGTTTGGGGAACCAGCCACCTGCTCGGACGAATGCTTTCTGTTGGCGTCTATGACCTCCACATCCATCCCTTCATCAAGTTTTGCACCCTGCTGGCTCGACTCCGGACTGGGCGTAGCATCCATCTCTTGGTTCTGATTCTTCTGGTTCTTGTTTCGGCGTCGCGTTCCCCAAGCAGTGGTCGCAGGAGCATGTAAGTTTTTAAACACCAgggtaggggggggggggggggtgcacccCATCACCATGCTCCTTAAACTCATGGCCCATCATGCCGCACACCTGGCACCAGTCGGGCAAGCGTTCATACTCTTGACAGCGAAAATTTCCCTCTCTCCACCACGGATCAGGGATATAGCTTTCTTCAGCGGATGTCGAACGTCCAGTCTGACCCTGACTCTGTAAAAGTTTCCTTCGAAGTCAAAAGATGATGGCTCGGAGTCGACAAACTCACCAATCTTTGAGGCCAGCGCCTTAACTTTTCCATGGAAAGCGAACGGGAGCTCGATGATTCTTGCCCAGATCTCGAAGGTGAAGAGCTCAATCGAGGAGGGTTTTGTGTACCCATCATATGGGTGATGATCACTGAATTTCCCCTAAAGTGCCATGGACCGCCCTGGGTAACGCGCTCCCAATCCCCCAAACAATCAAATTCCATCTGGAAAAGATTTTCGTCCAAGGTTTTGATCTTGACTGGCCTGGCTAGATCCCACGCCGACCTCATGCTGCGGAAGAACCAGTAGGTGCTGAAGCCCTTGTCCATATGAACTCGGGCTAGAATCATCCAGCGGAGCGCCTCCTCTGCTGGGGCGTCATCATCCTCGAAGATCACATCGTCGAGGTCATCTTCTTTGAGGGCCAACTCCTCCAGATTGCCTTTTCCCTTGCGGTCAGCCGCCGAAGAACTTCCCTGACTTGCCATCAGGACCAGACAGAGTGGACGATCGATCTCTCACGCAGAAAACCCTAACTCTCCGGCGATGGGAGAACAGCCCCAGGTCTGGGCGGCAGGCAGGGCTGCCCCGTTCCCTGGATGCAGATCCCAAGGCTACCGGCGAGAAGGACGGTAAATCTCAACGTCGCCAATGGCGGCGAGAGGAGACGAAAACCCTAACTATATGGAAACTGGGTACACTTCCatgattttttgtttttttttaatGATTTTCACCCCTCATCCTTTTTGTTGTTGCTTCCAGGGcttggccgcacccctcccccaCTTTCCTGGGCCTGGGCCTTGTGTTTGTGGGCTTAATTGTTTGTTTGTTCTAGAAAAAAAATTGGATTGGAAACAGATATACGCCTTGTGTGAGTCCAGGACTGCGCACTTTGTTTGTCAAACAAGCTTGCAAAAAAAATGGGGAAAGAGTGGgcgtttttttctcttttgccagcTGATGATCGCAGCTATCTTGCCACCCGCACCCCAGAtgtccctccccccccccccccccctcccctgaTAAGGACAAGTAGAAAACAGAGACAAACAACAATTGGAGATCTGTAGAAAGAAAAGGAGCAAGTTGCATGAGGGAAAAAAAATGTCAGGCAATGGTAACTCTTACCACGGTGAGTTTTCTGAATCTTCCTTGAGTTCCTTCTTCTGAAACCCCACCCAAAGAATGCTAGTGCTTGTTGCAGTCTTCATGGGACAAGGATTGATTGGTCTGTGGAGAAAAATCAGATAGTTATTAGGCATGTAGATCAGTGCATAGCAGTTGTGTTATGGCAAAAACAAGACAAAAAGCCCTGTTGCATGAGTGTGTGTTGGCGTGGCCGATTCCACCGACTGCCCCCACCATTCCTACCAAGTAGAATTGACAGAAAAAATGTTCCAGAGATCAAAGTGATCCCTGTCCCTTAAATCTTATAAATCTTAAGGTGACCAACTAAGAAAGGGACATAGAAAACACTGATGATGAACACCAAAAAACACTGGACCTTACAAAAAAAATGCTTGTTCGTAAAATTCCAAATGATTTTCGTTCTAAAAAAATAAATCCAAATGATGACCAACTTAGAGGGCATTAATCTATTAAAAAAAACAGAGAAACCCTGCTAGAAATCTCACCTACACATGCACAAACAAAAGTCCACTGACAGTAGTTCACAAGCATAAAACTAGCCTGGAGCCACAAAAACAAGAATTATGAAAAAAACTACCGACAGTAGTCCACCGACAGTACTTTAACTGATATTTGCACCGCAGTGTCTTATCATCAAGTTTTGATTCAAAAACCAACCTAGGCAACTGCACGTGGAGAAGATGGCCCCAACTGGGCAAGCATCGCTAAAAATGGAAGAACGCCCCCAACTGGGCAAACCTATGGCTGGCAAACGTTTTGATCACGAGATATAGGAACAAAAATTAAGCTCTCTGTCTCCTTGGAGTAAACACTTGATTTCACCTATCGAAGCCGCCACAGGTGATCTATTAGTACCATGCTCTTGTATCATCGCCGTTGCAAACTGAATCAGATGTTGACAAGCACATACATATTTAGACAACAGCAAGCAGTCGTGCAAAAATCTGAAGCATGTCCTGTAGGGGGAACCAACAACGGTTTTTTTTTTGCATGTCTAGAATTAGAATCAAAGAATAGAAAAAGTATATAGAAGCCCCTAGAATCAGAATTGTGTGGCTGCCGGGTTTGCACGTCTGAATCAAAACAATTTCAGTCTGAAACAAAGCGTGTGACTGACCATTGGGAATTTCAGACTGAACCAAACAATTCCTCAAGCAAGCCATTTCAGTCCACGGATAGAACTTCAGTCTGAATCAACAATTTCAGTCTTAACGAACAAATTCAGTCCGTATAACAAACAAAATTCAGACTCTTAATTCAGTCTGAATGAAGTCCGCATCCCCCTCTCAAGATCTGAACATTTGCACAGTTGGACATATGGATGGAAAAGCAAAAAGTATTCAGAGTTTCACATAAGCCTAATCGATGCTGCTAATTACTCCTAGGGAGTAGGGAGTAACACCATAATCACCACCTACCAGCTAACCAGGATCTTAAAAATTCAGAAATGCTATCCTAGTCTGAATCAAACAAATTCAGTCTGAATGAACAAATTCTGACTAGCTAACAGATTCAGTCTGTATAAAAAAATTTACAGTCTCAGTGAATCAAAGTCAACATACCCCCGCTGCCCAACCCCATAGCCCCCAACCTTACCCACACAAAATCCACCGGACAGCCAACGAGTTCTACCGTGTAAGCGCAACACTGAATTGAACTGAGCGGAACCAAATTGGAACTCCGTATACGAAAGAAAAAATCGAAGAGCGTGAGGTAGACTTGCTCTTACTCGCTCCTGCGCCACGACGTCTGCGTCCGCGGCGCACAGATCGGGGACCCTGCCGATGGCGGGGGTGCGTCGCCCGCGCAGAGCTCGTGGACGGTGCAGATGGCGGGGGGCTTGTCGGCCGCGCAGAGCTTCTGAACGGTGGCGATGCCGGGGAGCTCGTCGGCCGCGCAGACCTCGTGGATGTTGCTGATGGCGGGTGGCTCGTCGGCGGCCACATCGGAGGCCATCGTCTTCGAGGTACTCGCCCCGTCTCTGCCCAGCTGTCTCTCCCACCGATTCAAACAGTGCGGGAAAAAAAACTGAGCCACACAATTTAGGTGTTATCCGTTGCATCTTTAGAAATCTTACAGAAAACCCCATACAAAAATAAATAATGCAGTTGACTACAAAAACTGGTCAGTACGTTCCTACAAAATTAGTGTTAGGTTGTTTTGTAAAATAATGATCACATTAAATAAAAAATAGGGCTGGCAATATAAAAAAATGGGTTCATGGTAAAAAAACCACAAAATGGAAAAACGAAAAAATAACGAGTCACAAGAGGTTTGAATGAAAAATATTTGACAATTAAAAATTAATGGTAAAAAATGGCAAATACAACATCGCATTTATATTAAAAAGAAGTAGAATTTGTTCTTTTTTAGGGATTTCATGAATTTTTTATTCTATTAAATGGAATATTGcaaccccccacacacacacaaacacataTGCCCCTAGTTGCAAGCCGAGAGTTGACTTCCAACTATGGCAACTACAAAAATAAGTACGAAGCGTCCAACTTGCAAATTGAGGGTTGACTTCTAACTGGGCATGGTTGCAAGTTAATGATTGATTTGCAAAATCTGTTTCTACTATAATATCTATGAAAACACACCCCTCCTACTTGCGACTTGATGATCGACATGCAACTGGGTCCCTACAGAAACAGATGCaacccctagttgcaagtcgatggttgacttgcaactgggacacgTACAAATACACTCTCATTCCTAGTTGTCCGTCGATAGTTGACTTGCAAACGGGACCCTATACAAACAcgccctagttgcgagtcgatggttgacagGCAACTGGGGGCCCAGACAAACACACAGACGTcgccccctagttgcgagtcgatggttgacacGCAACTGGGGTCCCCGACAAACACACAGACGTCGctcccctagttgcgagtcgatggttgacacgtgatacgtctccgtcgtatgtataatttttgattgttccatgccattattatacaactttcatatacttttggcaacctTTTAatctatttttgggactaacatattgatccagtgcccagtgccagttcctgtttgttgcatgttttttgtttcgcagaaaatccatatcaaacggagtccaaacgggataaaaactgacggagattatttttgaaatatacgtgatttttgggaagaagaatcaatgcgagacgatgcccgagggggccacaagacacggggcgtgccctaggggggtgggcgcgcccctgaccctcgtggccaccccgtaaggcagttggtgccattctttcgccgcaagaaagccaatatccggataaaaatcgtgtccaaatttcagcccaatcggagttacggatctccgggaatataagaaacggtgaaaggccagaatccggagcgcagaaacaaagagagacagagagacagatccaatctcggaggggctctcgcccctcccatgccatggaagccaaggaccagaggggaaacccttctcccatctagggagaaggtcaaggaagaagaagaagaaggggggctctctccccctctctcccggtggcgccggaacgccgccagGGCCATCATCGTGCGACGACGATCTACacccaacacctccgtcatcttcaccaacatcttcatcacctccccccatctatctacagcggtccactctcccgcaatccgctgtaccctctacttgaacatggtgctttatgcttcatattattatctaatgatgtgttgccatcctatgatgccggagtagattttcgttgtcctattggtaattggtgaattgctatgattggtttaatttgcttgtggttatgttgctgtcgtttggtgcccatcatatgagcgcgcgcgtggatcacaccgtagggttagttgtatgttgataggactatgtattggagggcaagagtgacagaagcttcaacctagcatagaaattgatgcatacgggattgaagggggaccaatatatcttaatgctatggttgggttttaccttaatgaacgttagtagttgcggatgcttgctaatagttccaatcataagtgcatagaattccaagtcagggatgacatgctagcagtggcctctcccacataaaacttgctatcgatctagtaaagtagtcaattgcttagggacaatttcgcaactcctaccaccacttttccacactcgctatactaactttattgcttctttatctaaatagcccctagtttttattaacgtgctctttatattcttggaaacctatcccgttacacctacaaagtacttctagttttatacttgttctaggtaaagcgaacgtcaagcgtgcgtagagttgtatctgtggtcgataaaacttgagggaatatttgttctacctttagctcctcgttgtgttcgacactcttacttatcgaaagaggctacaattgatcccctatacttgtgggttatcaagacctttttctggcgccgttgccggggagttatagcgtggggtgaatattctcgtgtgtgcttgtttgctttatcactaagtaatttttattttctattataagttgttctctatctttagttgtggatatggaacatgaaacaccaaaaaaattagtggtacttgctactcatggagatggggaacctcctaaaaccctcgatgcttgttatgtgaaagatattatgcactacttcaataatcctgagaaaaccccattcaactatataatgggagtaacgttggatcaacgtgaatactttacgGATTATTGCTTGACTCATAAAGGGAaattgttatgggatcaaattcatatattgaagtggtatgcttggaatctatgctctagatatgattatacttgttgctctaggatgaatgctccacattttcccttttcatgcaaatttaatgataaatgaaaccttagcttcttatgctaatggtatatatgattactatgatgtggaacgaatagaagaatttgttgcttttaagggtgcatgtgaaattgaatctttgttta contains:
- the LOC109741746 gene encoding uncharacterized protein isoform X1; this encodes MASDVAADEPPAISNIHEVCAADELPGIATVQKLCAADKPPAICTVHELCAGDAPPPSAGSPICAPRTQTSWRRSEPINPCPMKTATSTSILWVGFQKKELKEDSENSPWCLFCGLASQVSHLGEHSSVLPVVAPGRQGLETTHRLLHAVTHRMTR
- the LOC109741746 gene encoding uncharacterized protein isoform X2, translated to MASDVAADEPPAISNIHEVCAADELPGIATVQKLCAADKPPAICTVHELCAGDAPPPSAGSPICAPRTQTSWRRSEPINPCPMKTATSTSILWVGFQKKELKEDSENSPWCLFCGLASQSILLYYQWWHLVDKG
- the LOC109741746 gene encoding uncharacterized protein isoform X3 — encoded protein: MASDVAADEPPAISNIHEVCAADELPGIATVQKLCAADKPPAICTVHELCAGDAPPPSAGSPICAPRTQTSWRRSEPINPCPMKTATSTSILWVGFQKKELKEDSENSP